One window from the genome of Engraulis encrasicolus isolate BLACKSEA-1 chromosome 16, IST_EnEncr_1.0, whole genome shotgun sequence encodes:
- the LOC134466150 gene encoding HERV-H LTR-associating protein 1 homolog: protein MGNSTSYLQELFKSSSILSVNQKNSSDCTYICVMAGKSEKELDELWNLDLITPLFNQTIPEDNPKASSTSFVTMTTSTTTTTTTLRETTKASHTDRPGCPWRAELTFVAGVSREDLKESSLSQDAQRGEDLRESTLSVWKLQPCVFELCKFYNQCLCRIHTYSRLQLCDGIDSMAS from the exons ATGGGGAACTCGACCAGTTATCTACAGGAGCTCTTCAAATCTAGTTCCATTCTctcag ttaaCCAGAAGAACAGTTCAGACTGCACTTATATTTGTGTCATGGCGGGAAAATCAG agaaaGAACTAGATGAGCTATGGAACCTGGACTTAATTACTCCTCTTTTTAACCAGACAATTCCGGAGGACAATCCTAAAG CTTCATCAACTTCCTTTGTTACCATGACAacctccacaaccaccaccaccaccacgctcaGAGAGACAACAAAGGCTTCACACACTGACAGaccag GTTGTCCATGGCGAGCTGAGCTCACCTTTGTTGCCGGGGTATCCAGGGAGGACCTGAAAGAGAGCAGTCTGTCCCAGgatgcacagagaggagaggaccttAGGGAAAGCACCCTGTCTGTGTGGAAACTGCAGCcctgtgtgtttgagctctgcaaGTTCTACAACCAGTGCCTGTGCCGAATACACACCTACAGccg ACTCCAGCTCTGTGATGGAATAGACAGCATGGCGTCTTAA